Below is a genomic region from Paenibacillus rhizovicinus.
ACCATCGACGACCGCAGAGATAAGAAGGGGACCATGGAGCAGAAAATGCGTTCAGTAACGGATAAGCTGAAATAGGCGCACGGAGCGGAATAGGAGGCCGAAGGATGACATTGTCCATTAAACAGGCAATTGAAACAGAAGTGCTTTCATGGCCGGAAGTGAGTCAGCAGCCGCATCGTTTCGGCGGAACCGAATATCTATACCGGGAGCAGGAAATCGGACATTTGCACGGCGAGCAATTGCTTGACGTCCTGTTTCCGAAAACGCTGCGCGACGATCTTGTCAACATGGGGAATGCGCGGCCGCATCATATCTATCCGGATTCCGGATGGGTATCCTATTACTTGCGAACCTGCGAAGATGCGGCAGGCGCGATCGCCCTGCTTCGTCTAAAGTATGACCGTATGACCGCTAAACCCGACTGAGAGGAGGCCTGTGCCTTCTCTTTTTTTTCGTTACGAGCGGGAACTAGCGCGGATCTCTTCGGTGCTCGTTCAACCGCAACGACAAAAAAAACCTCGAGCCTGCGGCCCGAGGAGGTGACTTCCTGATTTTGCAAAGAACTTATTCAACATCATAACAGAGCCTCCCGAAACAGTCTATATTTATTTTCGGAATTTCGCTATGCTTGGAGGTGCCGGCCGGCAAAACGATCGATGGGGAGGATGCTTCACTATGGACGATCAGGTTCACGTTCATCTACATCCGGAGGACTTGGCAAGTTTTGCGATGGAGACATTCGGAAGCGGCTATCGGCCGGCAGGGATCTCGCGGGTGTTCGGAGGTGCGCAGAAAGTCATCTACGACGTGGCATTCGCCAACGGTTTTCATTGTTTGCTCTACGTGTGGGATTTGAATATGAATTTCTTCAAAGAAGACATTTTGGATACGGAAGGCCCGGCGTGGAATTCGTACGGCGCGGACTTGTTCGCCATGAATCATGCGTTCTTGACGGGCAATGGAATACCGACGCCCGCGCTGCATGCGCTGAACCGGGATCAGGAGCGTTATCCGTTCGATTATGCATTCGTGGAATATATGAAAGGCCCTAAGCTGGAAGCGTATTTGTTCGGCTCGGGGACGGAATTGGCAACTAACGCGGGAGCCGGCTCGTCAGTCCGGACGGAAGGGCTGATGGAGCAATTTGCCGATGTCTTGAAACGGATGCATGGCATTCGGAGCCGGTCGTACGGCAAAGCCGATCATCGCGACGACCAGCTTGTGCCGTGTCATCGCCAGCAGCTTGCGAATGCGGAGAAGCAATTGCGTTTCGCGGCGCAGCACATACATGCCGTGGCGGAGCATGAAGAACGCCTGCTGAGGAAGCTGCACGAGCTGGAGCATCGAATCATGCCCCGGCAGGACTACGGTTTCATTCACGGCGAGCTTGGTCCGGACCATGTGCTGGTGAAGGGGGATGCCGAT
It encodes:
- a CDS encoding luciferase domain-containing protein; this translates as MTLSIKQAIETEVLSWPEVSQQPHRFGGTEYLYREQEIGHLHGEQLLDVLFPKTLRDDLVNMGNARPHHIYPDSGWVSYYLRTCEDAAGAIALLRLKYDRMTAKPD
- a CDS encoding phosphotransferase family protein, encoding MDDQVHVHLHPEDLASFAMETFGSGYRPAGISRVFGGAQKVIYDVAFANGFHCLLYVWDLNMNFFKEDILDTEGPAWNSYGADLFAMNHAFLTGNGIPTPALHALNRDQERYPFDYAFVEYMKGPKLEAYLFGSGTELATNAGAGSSVRTEGLMEQFADVLKRMHGIRSRSYGKADHRDDQLVPCHRQQLANAEKQLRFAAQHIHAVAEHEERLLRKLHELEHRIMPRQDYGFIHGELGPDHVLVKGDADLYLIDIEGASFYDVEHEHSFLHLRFGEHYERLRDDSLDPARLAFYQLHQYLSLTAGGLKLLQRGFHDRALAQGILDSNLRRALQFKGSS